Within Flagellimonas maritima, the genomic segment GCCATGGGCACACATCCCATCACAGACCGGAAGATGGGTTTACCTTTCAATTGGGCGATGGACAATTGTTGGCAGATACTTGCAATAAACAAGTGGTCTGCGATTTTAGAACAGAAGATGTTTCACTCGGTGGACAAGGTGCTCCTTTGGTCCCTATCGGTGACAGATTATTGTTCCATCAGTATGATTTTTGCTTGAACCTTGGTGGAATCAGTAATATTTCATTTGAAAAAGAAGGGCATCGTATTGCCTATGATATAGGTCTGGCCAATATGCCTTTGAATTTTATAACAGAAAAAATGGGACTCGCTTATGATGAAGGAGGAAAACTTGCAAGAAGCGGAAACTTGGATACTGTATTACTTCAAAAACTCAATCAGTTGGAATATTACAAATTACCCTACCCCAAGTCAACAGGTTACGAGTTTTTTACTGAGCAAGTCGTTCCATTGATTGAAGCCTCAAATATATCTGATGTTGATTTACTACATACTTTTATCCATCACAATTGCGAACAAATAGCAAAGGATGTCCATGAGCATAAATCAGGGTCAAATCAAACTATTTTGGTTGCCGGCGGTGGTGCTCTGAACATTTTTTTCATAGATACATTAAAAGAAAAGCTTGGGCCTGATATTAAAGTAATCGTCCCCCCTAAAAAATTGGTAGCATTTAAAGAGGCATTGGTTTTCGCTTTAATGGGAGCATTACGCCTAGAGGAAAAAATCAATGTTCTGAGTACGGTGACCGGAGCCAAAAGGGATTCTTCCAGTGGAACAGTATACCATCCAGCATAGTAAGATCAGTTATTCTTATGCCGTTAGCAATGGCCTTGGCTTTTTCACCATTAAAAAAATGGCCAATGAAGCTAAACCACAAATTGCCAAGCCAACAAAAAGTGGCAGTACTTTATCATCAACAAAGTTTCCTATAAAAGATGCTATGGGCACGGATATCACTGTGGACACAAAACCATTTATGGCTGCTCCTATTCCAGCAATATGACCTATGGGCTCCATGGCTATGGAACGGAAGTTCCCCCACATAAAACCCAAACAGAAAAACTGTAGGAACAGAAACGCTACTAAAATAAAAATGTTTGGATTTGCCGAGCTCCAAAATAATACGACAAACAAAATGGCGACTATACAAAATGCAATGAGTGCCATAAACGATAGCTTGCGCATTCCAAAACGAATTACGAGCGTACCATTCGAAAACGTAGAAAGACCAATGGATACAGAAAGTCCTGCAAATATGTAAGGGAAAGTATCTTTTAAACCGTACATATCCTCAAAAATATGTTGGGAAGCACTCAGATACACCAGAAAAGCTCCTGTAATTAACCCCGAAACAAAAGTAAACGCCACTGTTTCGCGATAGCGTAAAAACTCTTTGAGACCATCGGTAAACATATGGGAAGTTATTGGAATCTTATATTCTGGATGTAGGGTTTCGGGCTGACGCTTCCAAAACCAGATACCCACAATGAACGTAAACACCAATTGCATATAAAAAATCGCCTGCCAATTAAATGCATCCAAAATCACCTTGCCTATAGCGGGGGCAACAATGGGAACCAAAATAAAAAATGCCGTTACAAAGGACATAACCCTTGCCATATAATCCCCTTTATACGTATCACGAATAATAGCGATTGCAATAGTCCTGGCAGTAGACAAACCTATTCCTTGCAATATTCTACCAAAAACCATCCATTCCAGATTTGGAGCTGCTATACAAATAAAACTTGCGACACCGAACACCAACATTCCCAGATACACAACAGGTTTTCTTCCGTAGCAATCAGAAAGCGGGCCAAAAAACAACTGCCCGACACCCAGTCCCAAAAAAATCATGGTGATGAGCATTTGGTTGTCCGTAGGGTCTGTACTATTGATTGCTTCACCGATATTTGGAATTGCAGGTAGTAAGGCATCTATGGATAAAGCTACAATGGACATTAATGCAGCCATTAAAGCAATAAATTCAAAATTGGGTTTTTGGGTATCTTTTTGCATGCTGCAAAACTAGGTATACCCTAATAAGTGAGAAGTATTTCTAGAAAGTATTTTGCATTATTTTACTACTGGACAGGATTATTTTGAATGGACGGAAATTGAATCGTTCAAATTGATTATGTTCATATCATATTTGCCATATTGACTATTCGGTAATGCGAGCTAAAAAATTTACTTTACATATTTTTCCCTCAGATAACTTTTTACCGTTACGGGGTATCGAGTGAACATTCCCAAATTTTAATCTTCAAATGATTGACCAAAAACACATCTTTAATACTGTAGAATTTTCTTTGAAATCATTGGGGTGTTTTATGGATAGAAATACTTTTCAGACTATAAAAACTATCCAAAATAATAGCGACTTTTCCTAAATAAACTATACAATTTTTATCCTTAACCTCTAACTTGATGAAGTACTCTGGGGGCTAAGTCGAAAACAATCAATACCGCTTTGCTCCAAGAGCCAAAAAAAACTAGATTTCAGTTTTGACTCTTGAATCCTGATTCCTGATTCCTGATTTCTGATTCCTGATTCCTGATTCCTGATTCCTGATTCTTGATTCTTGATTCTTGATTCTTGATTCTCTGAAGGTTACAAAGGTATATTTCCGTGTTTCTTTTTTGGTGTCTGTACTTCTTTTTTCTCAAGCATGGCAAAGGCCTTTAACAATTTACGCCTTGTATTTTCAGGAAGAATTACTTCATCTATAAATCCACGCTGTGCCGCACGGTATGGATTAGCAAATTTTTCAGCGTATTCCGCCTCTTTTTCGGTTAATTTCTGCAAAGGGTCTTCTGCCGCCGCAATTTCCCTCCTAAAAATAATCTCACTTGCTCCTTTGGCACCCATTACAGCGATTTCCGCATTGGGCCAAGCAAAATTGAAATCTGCCCCAATATGTTTAGAATTCATTACATCATAAGCACCACCGTATGCCTTTCTGGTAATTACTGTGACCCTTGGCACGGTAGCTTCGCTTAAAGCATATAACAATTTAGCACCGTGCACAATAATACCGTCCCATTCTTGGTCTGTACCGGGTAAAAAACCAGGTACATCAACCAACACTAGCAAAGGAATGTTGAAAGCATCACAAAAACGCGTGAAACGAGCTGCTTTCCTTGAACTCTTGACGCCAAGTACACCAGCTAAGAACATGGGCTGATTGGCGATAATTCCTATACTTCTACCCCCTAATCGCGCAAAGCCGACAATAATATTTTCAGCATAGTCTTTATGGATTTCGTAAAACGAGTCAGCATCAATGATTCCACCGATGACATCGTGCATGTCATAAGGCTTATTTGGATTATCAGGGACAATGCCCGAAAGCTGCTCCCTAATTTCATCATCCAATTGGTATGGTATTAATCTTGGAGCTTCTGAATTATTTTGTGGCAAATACTCCAATAGCTTCCTAATATCGTCCAGACAGGTTGCATCATTGGAGGATGTTTTGTGCGCAACTCCTGATTTTGTGGAATGAGCACTGGCTCCCCCCAATTCTTCTGATGTCACCTCTTCGTTCGTTACCGTTTTTACTACGTTGGGTCCAGTAACGAACATATAACTTGTTTCTTCTACCATAATGATGAAGTCAGTCATAGCAGGAGAATATACTGCGCCACCGGCACAAGGACCCATAACTGCGGATATTTGGGGAACTACTCCAGATGCTTGAACATTTCTATAAAAAATATCGGCATATCCACCTAGCGATTTTACGCCTTCTTGAATTCGAGCGCCGCCAGAGTCATTCAATCCTATGATTGGAGCCCCCACTTTCATGGCCAGATCCATCACTTTACAAATTTTTTCTGCATGTGTTTCTGATAATGCCCCGCCAAAAACGGTAAAATCCTGTGCATATACATAAACCAATCTTCCATTTATGGTTCCATAACCGGTCACCACCCCATCTCCATAATAAACTTCTTTGTCCATACCAAAATCTGTGGTACGATGGGTCACCAAAATCCCCATTTCCTCAAAAGAACCTTCATCCAAAAGATAATTGATACGTTCCCGTGCCGTTAATTTTTTCTTTTGATGTTGTTTTTCAATCCGTTTTTCACCACCGCCCAAATGGGCCTGCGCTATTTTATCCTTTAATATCTTTTGCTTGGAATCCATACAAATCAGTTTGTTGGTAATTTTACTATTTTTCGATCTTCAAGATATTGATGCAAAGCGATCATTGCCGCCATTTCCGCCTCGTCGGTATTCTTTTGTTTAAGAATCTCAGGGGAATAATAATTCTTTACGAAATGCGTATCAAAATTTCCAGACCTGAATGCTTCATGCTCAAAAACAAATGTACCGAAGGGCAATGTGGTCTGTACTCCTTTTATTTTATAATCTTGAATAGCATCCAAAATTAATTCAATGGCTTCTTCACGGGTTTTACCATAAGTAATCAATTTTGAAAGCATAGGATCGTAATAGATAGGAATGTCCATACCTTCTTCAAAGCCATTATCTACTCGAATACCTTCTCCCTTGGGCAATTTGTAAACTTCCAAATTGCCAACGCTGGGCAAGAAATCATTTAAGGGGTCCTCAGCGTACACCCGTAGTTCCATGGCATGTCCTGTTATTTTCAAATCTTTTTGTTTTAAGGGCAGTTCCTCACCCCTAGCAACCTTAATCTGTAGTTCAACCAAGTCAACGCCAGAAATCAATTCAGTTACCGGATGTTCCACCTGTAAACGGGTATTCATTTCCAAGAAATAGAAATTGAGGTCAGCATCCATTAAAAACTCGACGGTTCCCGCTCCTACGTAATCACAAGCTTCTGCAACCTTTGTTGCCGCAATCCCCATTTCATTTCTTAATTCTGGGGTCAAAATGGAGGACGGGGCTTCTTCCACTACCTTTTGATGTCGCCTTTGAATACTACATTCACGTTCAAAAAAGTGAAGCACATTGCCATGGGTATCTGCCATTACCTGTATTTCGATATGCCTTGGTGAGGTCACGTATTTTTCAACAAAAACGGAACCATCGCCAAAAGCAGAAGTGGCTTCACTAATGGCCCGT encodes:
- a CDS encoding anhydro-N-acetylmuramic acid kinase, whose product is MKKYKVVGLMSGTSLDGLDLAYCHLWQTNEHWEFSIEFTKEVQYGEKMRDYLKNAIYLTENDHAQLHKDYGVWLGEQVKYFIEENNLEVNFISSHGHTSHHRPEDGFTFQLGDGQLLADTCNKQVVCDFRTEDVSLGGQGAPLVPIGDRLLFHQYDFCLNLGGISNISFEKEGHRIAYDIGLANMPLNFITEKMGLAYDEGGKLARSGNLDTVLLQKLNQLEYYKLPYPKSTGYEFFTEQVVPLIEASNISDVDLLHTFIHHNCEQIAKDVHEHKSGSNQTILVAGGGALNIFFIDTLKEKLGPDIKVIVPPKKLVAFKEALVFALMGALRLEEKINVLSTVTGAKRDSSSGTVYHPA
- a CDS encoding multidrug effflux MFS transporter, with product MQKDTQKPNFEFIALMAALMSIVALSIDALLPAIPNIGEAINSTDPTDNQMLITMIFLGLGVGQLFFGPLSDCYGRKPVVYLGMLVFGVASFICIAAPNLEWMVFGRILQGIGLSTARTIAIAIIRDTYKGDYMARVMSFVTAFFILVPIVAPAIGKVILDAFNWQAIFYMQLVFTFIVGIWFWKRQPETLHPEYKIPITSHMFTDGLKEFLRYRETVAFTFVSGLITGAFLVYLSASQHIFEDMYGLKDTFPYIFAGLSVSIGLSTFSNGTLVIRFGMRKLSFMALIAFCIVAILFVVLFWSSANPNIFILVAFLFLQFFCLGFMWGNFRSIAMEPIGHIAGIGAAINGFVSTVISVPIASFIGNFVDDKVLPLFVGLAICGLASLAIFLMVKKPRPLLTA
- a CDS encoding acyl-CoA carboxylase subunit beta; this translates as MDSKQKILKDKIAQAHLGGGEKRIEKQHQKKKLTARERINYLLDEGSFEEMGILVTHRTTDFGMDKEVYYGDGVVTGYGTINGRLVYVYAQDFTVFGGALSETHAEKICKVMDLAMKVGAPIIGLNDSGGARIQEGVKSLGGYADIFYRNVQASGVVPQISAVMGPCAGGAVYSPAMTDFIIMVEETSYMFVTGPNVVKTVTNEEVTSEELGGASAHSTKSGVAHKTSSNDATCLDDIRKLLEYLPQNNSEAPRLIPYQLDDEIREQLSGIVPDNPNKPYDMHDVIGGIIDADSFYEIHKDYAENIIVGFARLGGRSIGIIANQPMFLAGVLGVKSSRKAARFTRFCDAFNIPLLVLVDVPGFLPGTDQEWDGIIVHGAKLLYALSEATVPRVTVITRKAYGGAYDVMNSKHIGADFNFAWPNAEIAVMGAKGASEIIFRREIAAAEDPLQKLTEKEAEYAEKFANPYRAAQRGFIDEVILPENTRRKLLKAFAMLEKKEVQTPKKKHGNIPL
- the accC gene encoding acetyl-CoA carboxylase biotin carboxylase subunit, with protein sequence MKKILIANRGEIAVRVMKTAKKMGIRTVAVFSEIDRNAPHVRFADEAVCIGEAPSNKSYLLGDKIIEVALKLNVDGIHPGYGFLSENADFAEAVEKNGLTFIGPKSKAIRVMGSKLAAKEAVKAYNIPMVPGIDEAITDVGKAKKIANEIGYPVLIKASAGGGGKGMRVVEKEKDLESQMKRAISEATSAFGDGSVFVEKYVTSPRHIEIQVMADTHGNVLHFFERECSIQRRHQKVVEEAPSSILTPELRNEMGIAATKVAEACDYVGAGTVEFLMDADLNFYFLEMNTRLQVEHPVTELISGVDLVELQIKVARGEELPLKQKDLKITGHAMELRVYAEDPLNDFLPSVGNLEVYKLPKGEGIRVDNGFEEGMDIPIYYDPMLSKLITYGKTREEAIELILDAIQDYKIKGVQTTLPFGTFVFEHEAFRSGNFDTHFVKNYYSPEILKQKNTDEAEMAAMIALHQYLEDRKIVKLPTN